A region of Paenibacillus sp. JNUCC-31 DNA encodes the following proteins:
- the rplI gene encoding 50S ribosomal protein L9 → MKVIFIKDMKGQGKKGQVKEVSEGYAQNFLLPRGIARPATDGNMKTLDNQKAAEDRRKQEEKAEAEALAKKLEAETTELKAKSGEGGRLFGAITSKQIAEALAAKGLKVDKRKIELDEPIRTLGVTQVTVKVHPEVKATLKVQVTEE, encoded by the coding sequence ATGAAAGTCATTTTTATAAAAGATATGAAGGGTCAAGGCAAAAAAGGACAAGTGAAGGAAGTATCTGAGGGTTACGCACAGAACTTCCTTCTGCCACGGGGAATCGCACGTCCAGCAACAGACGGAAACATGAAAACACTGGATAACCAGAAGGCTGCAGAAGATAGACGCAAACAGGAAGAGAAGGCAGAAGCGGAAGCACTCGCCAAAAAGCTGGAAGCAGAAACAACCGAATTGAAAGCTAAATCCGGCGAAGGCGGTCGTCTGTTTGGTGCAATTACAAGCAAACAAATTGCAGAAGCTCTGGCAGCGAAAGGTCTGAAAGTCGACAAACGCAAAATTGAACTGGACGAGCCTATTCGCACACTCGGCGTAACGCAAGTCACCGTCAAGGTTCACCCTGAAGTGAAGGCTACCTTGAAGGTACAGGTAACGGAGGAGTAA
- a CDS encoding DHH family phosphoesterase, with translation MPKFLKKRWHGYYTVWAFILLLLLVMFVTIYNWELGLISLILASALGIVMIKAELAFRRELNDYINGLSIRIKRMEGEAVSMLPFGIVLYSEDRTVEWHNRFVADMFQEKTMVGNPLQNLFPKLPQPKEKKDGSKEPSKELHDEFQLDDRYYGVIHNPQERYVYVYEITELAILRDKYENERIALGILVLDNLDEAAQGMDDQQRTALIARVTSEITSWAKRYEVYLRRLSSDRYLMMLNHKSLQELEQSRFIILDEVREMTADLKVPMTLSVGLAFGSDSISEMGELAQSSLDMALGRGGDQAAVKSGQRLSFYGGKSNAVEKRTRVRARVIAHALRDLMQESDRVIIMGHKMPDMDAIGASIGVWKAASLYNVEARIVLDGPNPSIERLMEQVSKDEKLSKAFVLPEQATQMMTEHTLLVVVDTHKASMTMEPKLVQSATRVVVVDHHRRGEEFINDAVLIYLEPYASSAAELVTELLQYIHDKVQFTPLEATALLAGITVDTKHFALHTGSRTFEAAGFLRRSGADTIMIQRLMKEDLSEYIAKAEIIKHAKMVYGNIALAVTDPGSKIPQMMIAQVADILLNMTDVVASFVISERPDGLIGISARSLGRMNVQVVMERLGGGGHLTNAAVQLEGTLGEAEKRLTNVLAEIEKEEGLFE, from the coding sequence ATGCCTAAATTTCTCAAGAAACGCTGGCACGGCTACTATACCGTATGGGCGTTCATACTGCTGCTACTGCTTGTTATGTTCGTGACCATCTATAATTGGGAGCTTGGTTTGATTAGTCTGATACTCGCTTCGGCGCTGGGAATCGTCATGATTAAGGCGGAACTCGCGTTCCGCCGTGAGCTTAACGACTATATTAATGGCCTGTCCATCCGGATCAAACGGATGGAGGGGGAAGCGGTCAGCATGCTCCCATTCGGTATTGTGCTGTATAGCGAAGATCGTACGGTAGAGTGGCACAATCGCTTCGTCGCAGACATGTTCCAGGAGAAGACGATGGTTGGCAATCCGCTGCAAAATTTGTTTCCCAAACTTCCTCAACCAAAAGAGAAGAAGGATGGGTCCAAGGAGCCGTCCAAGGAACTTCATGATGAATTTCAGTTGGACGATCGGTATTATGGAGTTATTCATAATCCGCAGGAGCGGTATGTATATGTATACGAGATTACGGAGCTAGCCATTCTCCGTGACAAATATGAGAATGAACGTATTGCACTGGGAATTTTGGTGCTGGATAACCTGGACGAAGCAGCTCAGGGCATGGACGATCAGCAGCGAACGGCGCTGATTGCTCGTGTGACGAGTGAGATAACATCTTGGGCGAAGCGGTATGAAGTATATCTGCGTCGCCTGTCCTCTGATCGTTACCTCATGATGTTAAACCATAAGTCTTTACAGGAGCTGGAGCAAAGTCGGTTCATCATTTTGGATGAAGTCCGGGAGATGACTGCTGATCTTAAGGTGCCGATGACCCTAAGTGTTGGACTGGCATTCGGTTCGGATAGCATCAGTGAGATGGGTGAACTGGCTCAGTCCAGTCTGGATATGGCACTTGGCCGCGGTGGCGATCAGGCTGCCGTGAAGTCGGGCCAGCGGTTATCCTTTTACGGTGGAAAGTCCAACGCGGTGGAGAAACGTACACGGGTAAGAGCCCGGGTTATTGCCCATGCGTTGCGTGATTTGATGCAAGAGAGCGATCGGGTCATTATTATGGGACACAAAATGCCCGATATGGATGCGATTGGTGCCTCGATCGGGGTATGGAAGGCCGCGAGCTTGTATAACGTGGAGGCACGAATCGTGCTCGACGGACCTAACCCATCCATCGAACGCCTGATGGAACAGGTGAGCAAGGATGAGAAGTTGTCCAAAGCATTTGTATTACCGGAACAGGCGACCCAGATGATGACAGAGCATACCCTGCTTGTCGTTGTTGATACACACAAAGCATCCATGACAATGGAGCCAAAGCTGGTTCAATCCGCTACACGTGTAGTGGTCGTGGATCACCATCGTCGGGGTGAGGAATTCATCAACGATGCAGTTCTGATCTACCTGGAGCCATATGCTTCCTCGGCAGCAGAACTGGTGACGGAGCTTCTTCAGTATATTCATGACAAGGTGCAATTCACTCCGCTGGAAGCGACGGCGCTATTAGCCGGAATCACGGTGGATACGAAGCATTTTGCACTCCATACGGGTTCGAGAACGTTTGAAGCCGCAGGTTTCCTGCGTCGTAGTGGTGCAGATACCATTATGATCCAGCGGCTGATGAAGGAGGATCTGTCAGAATATATTGCTAAGGCAGAAATCATAAAGCATGCTAAAATGGTATACGGGAACATTGCGCTGGCGGTCACGGACCCTGGCAGCAAGATTCCACAGATGATGATCGCCCAAGTGGCGGACATCTTGCTCAATATGACCGACGTGGTCGCTTCATTTGTTATTAGTGAACGTCCGGATGGGCTGATCGGTATCAGCGCGAGATCACTGGGGCGAATGAATGTTCAGGTGGTTATGGAACGACTGGGCGGTGGCGGGCATTTGACGAATGCTGCCGTGCAGCTTGAAGGAACGCTTGGAGAGGCGGAAAAACGGCTGACGAACGTACTGGCTGAAATCGAAAAGGAAGAGGGTTTGTTCGAATGA
- the dnaB gene encoding replicative DNA helicase has product MGGEMLFDRIPPQNLEAEQAVLGAILLQGEALITAMERVQTEDFYDKPHQLIFEAMIQLGEGNQPIDLVTLTSLLKDKGELEDIGGVSYLAKLAHGVPTAANVDYYAQIIEEKSMLRRLIRTATQIVSEGYTGGEDVAAMLGEAERRILEISNRRSSSGFIAIQDVLMEVFDRVETLHQNKGTTTGIPSGFIDLDKMTAGFQRSDLIIVAARPSVGKTAFALNIAQNVAIRAQETVAIFSLEMSAAQLVQRMICAEANLDAGVMRMGDFKGDEDWQKLTMGIAALNEANIYIDDTPGITVADIRAKCRRLKKEKGLGMILIDYLQLISGRGKAGENRQQEVSEISRTLKQIGRELEVPVIALSQLSRGVEQRQDKRPMMSDLRESGSIEQDADIVAFLYRDDYYNQETEKKNIIEIIIAKQRNGPVGTVELVFLKNFNKFVNYERAHNDAFAM; this is encoded by the coding sequence ATGGGCGGCGAAATGTTATTCGACCGGATTCCCCCACAGAACCTGGAAGCCGAACAGGCTGTGCTGGGTGCAATCCTGTTGCAGGGCGAAGCCCTGATTACAGCGATGGAACGGGTGCAAACCGAGGATTTCTATGATAAACCCCATCAATTAATCTTTGAAGCGATGATCCAGCTTGGCGAGGGAAATCAACCGATTGACCTCGTGACACTGACTTCGCTTCTGAAGGATAAAGGCGAGCTGGAGGACATCGGCGGCGTCAGTTATCTGGCGAAGCTGGCTCATGGTGTACCAACCGCCGCCAACGTGGATTATTACGCGCAGATTATTGAAGAGAAATCCATGCTGCGTCGCCTGATTCGTACCGCTACCCAGATTGTGAGTGAAGGATACACGGGCGGTGAGGATGTTGCGGCTATGCTAGGAGAAGCAGAGCGGCGCATTCTGGAGATTTCCAACCGACGCTCCAGTAGCGGTTTTATAGCCATTCAGGATGTACTGATGGAAGTATTCGATCGTGTAGAGACGCTGCATCAGAACAAGGGCACTACAACGGGCATTCCGTCCGGTTTCATCGATCTGGACAAGATGACCGCGGGATTCCAGCGGAGTGACTTGATCATTGTAGCGGCACGTCCATCTGTAGGGAAGACCGCCTTCGCCCTGAATATCGCTCAGAACGTAGCGATTCGGGCGCAGGAGACGGTTGCGATATTCAGTCTGGAGATGTCAGCCGCACAGCTCGTACAGCGTATGATCTGTGCAGAGGCCAATCTGGATGCGGGTGTTATGCGTATGGGTGACTTCAAAGGTGATGAAGATTGGCAGAAGCTGACGATGGGCATTGCAGCCTTGAACGAAGCAAACATCTACATTGACGATACGCCAGGGATCACGGTGGCCGACATTCGTGCCAAATGCCGTCGTCTCAAGAAAGAGAAAGGCCTTGGCATGATTCTGATTGACTACCTTCAACTGATTAGTGGACGCGGTAAAGCTGGCGAGAACCGTCAACAAGAGGTATCGGAGATCTCGCGTACACTGAAACAGATTGGCCGGGAACTGGAAGTTCCAGTTATTGCCTTGTCTCAGCTGAGCCGGGGGGTAGAGCAGCGTCAGGATAAACGTCCGATGATGAGTGACTTGCGGGAATCAGGTTCGATCGAGCAAGATGCCGACATCGTAGCGTTCCTGTACCGGGATGACTACTATAATCAGGAGACCGAGAAGAAAAACATTATCGAGATTATTATCGCCAAACAGCGTAATGGTCCGGTAGGTACGGTGGAACTGGTCTTCTTGAAAAACTTTAATAAATTCGTTAACTATGAGCGGGCACATAATGATGCCTTTGCCATGTAG